The following are encoded together in the Serratia sp. UGAL515B_01 genome:
- the plsB gene encoding glycerol-3-phosphate 1-O-acyltransferase PlsB, with product MSGWRKIYYKLLSLPMKLLVNSKVIPSDPVMELGLDPSRPILYVLPYNSKADLLTLRTQCLEQDLPDPLKPLEIDGIVLPSHVFIHDGPRVFRYYTPKEESVKLFHDYLDLHRNNLELDIQMLPVSVMFGRSPGREGQGAPQLRLLNGVQKFFAVLWLGRDSFVRFSNTVSLRRMATEHGTDKSIAQKLARVARMHFARQRLAAVGPSLPDRQDLFNKLLASKAIEKAVEDEARSKKISHEKAQQNAIALMEEIAANFSYEAVRLSDRVLSWTWNRLYQGINVTNAERVRQLAQDGHEIVYVPCHRSHMDYLLLSYVLYHQGLVPPHIAAGINLNFWPAGPIFRRLGAFFIRRTFKGNKLYSTVFREYLGELFTRGYSVEYFVEGGRSRTGRLLEPKTGTLSMTIQAMLRGGTRPITLVPIYIGYEHVMEVGTYAKELRGATKEKEGLLQMLRGLRKLRNLGQGYVNFGEPLSLTSYLNQHVPQWRESIDPIETPRPNWLTPVVNDLAIQIMVRINNAAAANAMNLCSTALLASRQRSLTREQLVEQLDCYQQLMRNAPYARDVTVPSQTPDQLLDHALNMNKFEVEKDSIGDIIILPREQAVLMTYYRNNIHHMLVLPSLIATIVMHHRCVSRAELLRQVSLIYPMLKAELFLRYEKDQLPQVLQPLIEELARQKLIGVKGDDLVLNPARIRPLQLLAAGVRETLQRYAITMSILSANPSINRGALEKESRIMAQRLSVLHGINAPEFFDKAVFSTLVATLREEGYISDSGDAIREHTIEVYTILSDLITPEIKLTIESVSVLEETSAPQIATEVKGEDQ from the coding sequence ATGTCAGGTTGGCGTAAAATTTATTATAAATTATTGAGTTTACCAATGAAATTATTGGTAAACAGTAAGGTTATCCCTTCAGATCCGGTCATGGAGTTAGGGTTAGACCCCTCACGGCCGATTTTGTATGTTTTACCTTATAATTCCAAGGCGGATTTACTGACTTTGCGCACCCAGTGCCTAGAGCAAGATCTGCCCGATCCCCTTAAACCACTCGAAATAGACGGTATCGTACTGCCTAGCCATGTGTTTATTCACGATGGTCCGCGCGTATTCCGTTATTACACGCCGAAAGAAGAGTCGGTAAAGCTGTTCCACGATTATCTGGATTTACATCGTAACAACCTAGAGCTTGATATTCAGATGTTGCCGGTATCGGTAATGTTTGGCCGTTCCCCAGGGCGTGAAGGCCAAGGTGCGCCGCAACTACGCCTGCTGAACGGGGTACAGAAATTCTTTGCCGTATTATGGTTAGGGCGAGACAGCTTTGTCCGCTTCTCTAATACCGTGTCTTTACGCCGAATGGCGACCGAGCATGGCACAGATAAATCTATCGCGCAGAAACTGGCTCGAGTGGCACGTATGCACTTCGCACGCCAGCGTTTGGCCGCAGTTGGGCCAAGCCTGCCTGACCGTCAGGATCTGTTTAATAAACTACTGGCTTCCAAAGCGATTGAAAAAGCCGTCGAAGACGAGGCTCGTAGCAAGAAGATCTCTCACGAAAAAGCACAACAAAATGCAATTGCATTGATGGAAGAGATTGCTGCTAACTTTTCCTATGAAGCGGTGCGCCTGTCTGACCGTGTGCTCAGCTGGACCTGGAACCGTTTGTATCAGGGTATCAACGTCACCAATGCTGAGCGCGTGCGTCAATTGGCGCAGGACGGCCACGAGATTGTCTATGTTCCCTGTCACCGTAGCCATATGGACTACCTGTTACTTTCTTACGTGCTCTACCACCAAGGGCTGGTACCACCGCATATTGCTGCCGGTATCAATTTGAATTTCTGGCCTGCTGGGCCGATTTTCCGCCGCTTGGGTGCGTTCTTCATCCGTCGGACTTTCAAGGGTAATAAACTCTATTCGACGGTGTTCCGTGAATATCTTGGTGAGTTGTTCACTCGCGGCTACTCAGTAGAATACTTTGTTGAAGGTGGGCGTTCCCGAACTGGCCGCCTGCTGGAACCCAAAACCGGTACTCTTTCGATGACCATTCAAGCCATGTTACGAGGAGGTACTCGGCCAATTACGCTGGTGCCAATTTACATCGGCTATGAGCACGTGATGGAAGTAGGCACCTACGCCAAAGAATTGCGTGGTGCAACCAAAGAGAAAGAAGGCCTGTTACAAATGCTGCGCGGCCTGCGTAAACTGCGCAACCTGGGCCAAGGTTACGTCAATTTTGGTGAGCCGTTGTCATTAACGTCTTACCTCAATCAGCACGTTCCCCAATGGCGTGAGTCTATAGACCCAATAGAAACGCCACGCCCAAACTGGCTAACCCCCGTGGTAAACGATCTGGCAATCCAAATCATGGTGCGCATCAACAACGCTGCCGCAGCCAATGCCATGAACCTGTGCTCCACTGCGCTATTGGCCTCTCGTCAGCGTTCACTGACCCGAGAGCAGTTGGTTGAGCAGTTGGATTGCTACCAACAATTGATGCGCAATGCGCCTTACGCACGCGACGTGACAGTACCTTCACAAACGCCGGATCAGTTGTTGGATCATGCATTGAACATGAACAAGTTCGAGGTGGAAAAAGACAGCATCGGCGACATCATTATCCTGCCACGGGAACAGGCAGTGTTGATGACTTACTACCGGAACAACATTCACCACATGCTGGTTTTACCTTCACTGATCGCAACGATCGTGATGCATCATCGCTGCGTGTCGCGTGCTGAACTGTTGCGCCAGGTCAGTCTGATTTATCCGATGTTAAAAGCTGAGTTGTTTCTGCGTTACGAAAAAGATCAATTGCCACAGGTACTGCAGCCGTTGATCGAAGAGCTGGCGCGCCAGAAACTGATTGGTGTTAAAGGGGACGATCTGGTGCTGAATCCGGCACGTATCCGTCCGCTGCAGCTGTTGGCTGCTGGTGTACGCGAAACCTTGCAGCGCTACGCGATCACTATGTCGATCCTGAGTGCAAACCCAAGCATCAACCGCGGGGCGCTGGAGAAAGAGAGTCGCATTATGGCGCAACGTCTGTCGGTACTGCATGGCATTAATGCGCCAGAGTTCTTTGATAAGGCGGTGTTCTCCACCCTGGTCGCCACACTGCGCGAGGAAGGCTACATCAGCGATAGTGGCGATGCGATCCGTGAACACACCATCGAGGTGTACACCATTCTGAGCGATCTGATCACCCCGGAAATCAAGTTGACGATAGAAAGCGTCAGTGTGCTGGAAGAAACCAGCGCTCCGCAGATAGCAACGGAAGTGAAAGGAGAAGACCAGTAA
- the dinF gene encoding MATE family efflux transporter DinF yields MRLLSTFTSDADKALWRLALPMIFSNITVPLLGLVDTAVIGHLDSPIYLGGVAVGSMVTSFLFMLMLFLRMSTTGLAAQALGAQDPRKLARTFIQPFLLALLAGMAIVVLRTPLITLALHVVGGDRDVLAQARLFLEVRWLSAPAALANMVLLGWLLGVQYIRAPVILLISGNLLNIVLDIWLVMGLGWNVQGAAAATVIAEYATLMLGLWLSLRVLRLHGISLAILLTAWRGNLRQLLALNRDIMLRSLLLQLCFAAITLLGARMGGSVVAVNAVLMNLLTFTAYALDGFAYAVEAHSGYAYGAHDDRRLRKVWHAACRQACLVACGFAVIYLLAGQQIVAALTSLPELRALAGHYLPWQVVLPLVGVWCYLLDGMFIGATRGTEMRNSMAVAAIGYGVTLLTLPVLGNHGLWLALTVFLALRGIVLWWMWHRHRLHGTWFSAR; encoded by the coding sequence ATGCGCCTGCTTTCTACTTTCACCAGCGATGCCGACAAAGCGCTGTGGCGCCTTGCACTGCCGATGATCTTTTCCAATATTACGGTTCCCTTGCTCGGTTTGGTTGATACAGCCGTTATCGGTCATCTTGACAGCCCGATTTACCTTGGTGGTGTTGCCGTCGGCTCTATGGTGACCAGCTTCCTGTTTATGCTGATGCTATTTTTGCGCATGAGCACTACCGGCCTTGCGGCACAGGCGTTGGGAGCGCAAGACCCACGGAAATTGGCGCGTACTTTTATACAACCATTCTTACTGGCTCTGCTGGCAGGGATGGCTATTGTGGTGTTGCGTACGCCGTTGATCACGCTTGCACTGCATGTAGTCGGTGGCGATAGGGACGTGTTGGCACAAGCAAGACTATTTCTGGAGGTCCGTTGGTTGAGTGCCCCCGCAGCATTAGCCAATATGGTGCTGTTGGGCTGGCTGCTGGGTGTCCAGTATATACGTGCGCCGGTAATTTTACTGATTAGCGGCAATCTGCTGAACATCGTATTGGATATCTGGCTGGTGATGGGACTGGGTTGGAATGTGCAAGGGGCTGCAGCAGCGACGGTTATTGCGGAATATGCAACGCTAATGCTTGGCTTATGGTTATCATTACGGGTATTACGTTTACACGGGATTTCGCTGGCAATATTACTCACAGCTTGGCGTGGTAATCTGCGCCAGCTCTTGGCGCTTAACCGTGACATTATGCTGCGCTCGCTATTACTGCAACTGTGTTTTGCTGCCATTACCCTATTAGGGGCCAGAATGGGAGGGAGCGTGGTGGCGGTCAATGCGGTGCTGATGAATTTGCTGACGTTTACCGCCTACGCGCTGGACGGTTTTGCTTACGCCGTAGAGGCGCACTCGGGTTATGCCTATGGCGCACATGACGATCGTCGATTACGCAAGGTTTGGCATGCCGCTTGTCGGCAAGCGTGCTTGGTTGCCTGTGGTTTTGCCGTCATTTACTTGCTTGCCGGGCAGCAGATCGTGGCTGCATTGACTTCATTGCCTGAGCTTCGTGCGCTGGCTGGCCATTACCTGCCTTGGCAAGTGGTGCTACCTCTGGTGGGTGTTTGGTGTTATTTACTGGACGGCATGTTTATCGGTGCTACCCGTGGTACCGAGATGCGCAACAGTATGGCGGTGGCGGCGATCGGCTATGGTGTTACCCTACTGACCCTGCCTGTATTAGGTAATCATGGTTTATGGTTGGCTTTGACCGTATTTCTGGCACTTCGGGGCATTGTATTGTGGTGGATGTGGCACCGCCATCGTCTTCACGGAACCTGGTTCTCAGCAAGATAA
- a CDS encoding diacylglycerol kinase, with amino-acid sequence MANQITGLKRIVKAVGYSYKGLSAAWHNEASFRQELVVAVLAIILAIWLDVGAVARILLIGSVMLVMIIEILNSAIEAVVDRVGADYHELSGRAKDMGSAAVSLTIILALFVWGSVLWVHFA; translated from the coding sequence ATGGCAAATCAAATCACTGGTCTAAAACGTATTGTGAAAGCCGTTGGTTATTCATATAAAGGTTTATCAGCAGCTTGGCACAACGAGGCCTCATTCCGCCAGGAGCTGGTTGTTGCCGTGTTGGCTATCATACTGGCGATTTGGTTGGATGTCGGTGCCGTAGCACGGATTTTACTGATAGGTTCGGTAATGCTGGTGATGATTATCGAAATACTCAACAGTGCCATTGAAGCTGTCGTTGACCGTGTAGGAGCGGACTACCACGAATTATCGGGGCGGGCGAAAGACATGGGTTCGGCGGCGGTATCTTTGACGATTATTTTGGCGCTGTTTGTTTGGGGCTCCGTGCTTTGGGTGCATTTTGCTTGA
- a CDS encoding quinone oxidoreductase, producing the protein MAKRIQFSATGGPEVLQYVDFTPIAPATGEVQVENKAIGINFIDTYIRSGLYPSEKLPSGLGSEAAGVVTKVGAGVSTLKPGDRVVYAQSTQGAYSEIHNVREDKVAILPDNLSFEQGAASFLKGLTVHYLLRQTYEVKPGEIFLFHAAAGGVGLIACQWAKALGAKLIGSVSSEEKAQQAKQAGAWATINYRKENIVQRVEELTNGEKVSVVYDSVGKSTWQDSLNSLKRRGLLVSFGNASGPVTGVDLALLNQKGSLYVTRPSLNGYITNRQELQFASNELFSLIGSGAIRVDVKKEQIFGLSDAQRAHGLLESGQTSGSCLLIPGF; encoded by the coding sequence ATGGCCAAGCGCATTCAATTCTCCGCCACGGGTGGCCCAGAAGTGCTGCAATATGTAGATTTTACCCCTATTGCTCCCGCCACTGGCGAGGTTCAGGTAGAGAACAAAGCGATCGGTATCAACTTTATCGATACTTACATACGAAGTGGGTTATACCCCTCGGAAAAACTCCCCAGTGGCCTAGGTTCTGAAGCGGCAGGTGTGGTGACTAAAGTGGGAGCAGGCGTCAGCACACTCAAACCCGGCGATCGCGTCGTTTATGCTCAATCCACTCAGGGTGCCTACTCTGAAATTCACAACGTTCGGGAGGATAAAGTGGCCATCCTGCCTGACAACCTCAGCTTTGAGCAGGGTGCCGCGTCCTTTCTCAAAGGGTTAACCGTGCATTATCTGTTACGCCAGACCTATGAGGTTAAACCCGGTGAGATTTTCCTGTTCCATGCCGCTGCCGGCGGCGTTGGGCTGATCGCCTGCCAGTGGGCCAAAGCCTTGGGTGCCAAACTGATTGGCAGTGTGAGTTCTGAAGAAAAAGCACAACAGGCGAAACAAGCAGGTGCATGGGCGACCATTAACTATCGCAAAGAAAACATAGTTCAACGTGTGGAAGAATTAACCAACGGTGAGAAAGTTAGCGTGGTTTATGACTCGGTCGGGAAAAGTACCTGGCAAGACTCGCTCAATAGCCTTAAGCGTCGGGGGTTGTTAGTCAGCTTCGGTAACGCCTCTGGCCCGGTAACCGGTGTCGATCTGGCTTTGCTGAATCAGAAAGGCTCATTATACGTCACCCGCCCCTCGCTCAATGGCTATATCACCAACCGCCAGGAATTGCAGTTTGCCAGTAATGAGTTGTTCTCGCTGATTGGCAGCGGGGCGATAAGAGTTGATGTGAAAAAAGAGCAGATATTTGGGCTTTCAGACGCGCAACGGGCACACGGATTGCTTGAAAGTGGCCAAACCAGCGGATCTTGCCTGCTGATCCCAGGGTTTTAA
- the dnaB gene encoding replicative DNA helicase: MAGKKPTNKTNTYEPRDRQMEGLKMPPHSLEAEQSVLGGLMLDNERWDNVAERVVSNDFFSRPHRLIFTEMQRLLEMNRPIDLITLSESLEQKGELESVGGFAYLAELSKNTPSAANIGAYADIVRERAVVREMISVANEIADAGYDPQGRSSEDLLDLAESRVFQIAENRASKDDGPKGIERILEDTVARIEQLYQRPHDGVTGVSTGYGDLDKKTAGLQKSDLIIVAARPSMGKTTFAMNLCENAAMMQDKPVLIFSLEMPGNQLMMRMLASLSRVDQTRIRTGQLDDEDWARISSTMGILLEKRNMYIDDSSGLTPTEVRSRARRIFREHDGLSLIMIDYLQLMRVPALSDNRTLEIAEISRSLKALAKELQVPVVALSQLNRSLEQRADKRPVNSDLRESGSIEQDADLIMFIYRDEVYHENSDLKGVAEIILGKQRNGPIGTVRLTFNGQWSRFDNYAGPQYDDE, from the coding sequence ATGGCAGGCAAAAAACCAACCAATAAAACAAACACGTACGAACCCAGAGACCGCCAGATGGAAGGGCTGAAGATGCCGCCACATTCGCTGGAGGCGGAGCAGTCCGTGTTGGGCGGTTTGATGCTGGATAATGAACGTTGGGACAACGTCGCTGAACGCGTGGTCTCCAATGATTTCTTCAGCCGCCCACATCGTCTGATCTTTACCGAGATGCAGCGTCTGTTGGAAATGAACCGCCCGATAGATCTGATCACATTGTCCGAATCGTTGGAACAGAAAGGGGAATTGGAATCAGTGGGGGGGTTTGCCTATCTGGCGGAACTTTCCAAAAATACCCCGAGTGCTGCCAACATCGGTGCTTATGCTGACATTGTGCGCGAACGTGCGGTCGTACGTGAAATGATTTCCGTTGCTAACGAGATTGCCGATGCGGGTTACGATCCGCAGGGGCGCAGTAGCGAGGATTTGCTCGACCTAGCTGAATCTCGGGTATTTCAGATTGCTGAAAACCGTGCCAGTAAAGATGATGGCCCGAAAGGGATCGAACGTATTCTAGAAGATACCGTTGCTCGTATTGAACAACTTTATCAACGCCCACACGATGGCGTAACCGGGGTCTCCACTGGCTATGGGGATTTGGACAAAAAAACGGCTGGTTTGCAGAAGTCGGATTTGATCATTGTCGCAGCGCGTCCTTCGATGGGTAAAACCACGTTCGCTATGAACCTGTGTGAAAACGCTGCGATGATGCAAGATAAACCGGTGCTGATCTTCAGCCTGGAAATGCCCGGCAACCAGCTTATGATGCGTATGTTGGCTTCGTTGTCACGCGTCGATCAGACCCGTATCCGAACCGGTCAGCTTGATGATGAGGATTGGGCGCGAATTTCCAGCACCATGGGGATCTTGCTGGAGAAACGCAATATGTACATCGACGACTCCTCTGGTTTAACGCCGACCGAAGTGCGTTCCCGTGCGCGCCGTATTTTCCGTGAGCATGACGGGCTTAGCCTGATTATGATCGACTATCTGCAATTGATGCGTGTGCCTGCGTTGTCTGATAACCGTACCCTTGAGATTGCCGAAATTTCCCGCTCTCTGAAAGCGTTGGCGAAAGAATTACAGGTTCCGGTAGTCGCATTGTCGCAGTTGAACCGAAGCCTGGAACAACGTGCAGATAAACGCCCGGTTAACTCCGATCTGCGTGAATCAGGCTCTATTGAGCAGGATGCTGACTTGATCATGTTTATCTACCGCGATGAGGTTTATCACGAAAACAGCGATCTCAAAGGAGTTGCTGAAATTATTCTGGGTAAGCAGCGTAATGGCCCTATCGGCACCGTGCGCTTAACCTTTAACGGGCAATGGTCGCGCTTCGATAACTACGCGGGGCCACAATATGATGATGAATAG
- the dusA gene encoding tRNA dihydrouridine(20/20a) synthase DusA: MTKEINISKYAANRFSIAPMLDWTDRHCRYFHRLLSKEILLYTEMVTTGAIIHGKGDYLAYSEEEHPVALQLGGSDPAALAHCAKLAEQRGYDEINLNVGCPSDRVQNGMFGACLMGQATLVADCVKAMRDVVSIPVTVKTRIGIDEQDSYAFLYDFIATVAGRGECDMFTIHARKAWLSGLSPKENREVPPLDYPRVYQLKRDFPALTIAINGGVKTLEEAKQHLHHVDGVMMGREAYQNPGILAQVDSEIFGKQSAVMDNVAIIEALYPYIERELANGTYLGHITRHILGLFQGVPGARQWRRHLSENAHKPGADVRVVEQALALVRSARTEVA, translated from the coding sequence ATGACGAAAGAAATCAACATTTCCAAATACGCCGCCAATCGTTTCTCCATTGCCCCGATGCTGGACTGGACCGACCGCCACTGCCGTTATTTTCATCGTTTGCTGAGCAAAGAGATACTGTTGTATACCGAAATGGTGACCACCGGCGCGATTATTCACGGCAAAGGGGATTATCTGGCGTACAGCGAAGAAGAGCATCCGGTAGCGTTACAGCTGGGGGGGAGCGACCCCGCGGCACTGGCACACTGTGCCAAACTGGCAGAACAGCGTGGCTATGATGAGATCAATCTTAACGTGGGTTGCCCTTCTGATCGTGTGCAGAACGGTATGTTCGGTGCCTGCTTGATGGGGCAGGCCACGTTGGTGGCGGATTGTGTTAAAGCGATGCGCGATGTCGTATCTATACCGGTTACGGTGAAAACCCGTATTGGTATTGATGAGCAGGATAGTTATGCCTTCTTGTATGATTTTATTGCTACGGTTGCAGGGCGTGGCGAGTGCGATATGTTCACCATTCATGCCCGTAAAGCCTGGCTTTCAGGCCTGAGCCCGAAAGAAAACCGCGAAGTTCCACCGTTGGACTATCCGCGTGTTTATCAGTTAAAACGTGATTTCCCGGCGTTGACTATCGCCATCAACGGCGGGGTGAAAACGTTGGAAGAGGCTAAACAGCATCTGCACCATGTGGATGGTGTGATGATGGGACGTGAGGCGTACCAAAATCCTGGGATACTGGCGCAAGTTGATAGCGAGATATTCGGCAAGCAAAGTGCGGTGATGGATAACGTCGCCATTATCGAAGCACTGTACCCGTATATTGAACGCGAACTGGCGAACGGGACCTATTTGGGCCACATTACCCGCCATATCCTTGGGCTGTTCCAAGGGGTGCCGGGTGCGCGGCAGTGGCGTCGTCATCTGAGTGAAAATGCGCATAAACCGGGGGCTGACGTTCGTGTTGTTGAGCAGGCACTGGCTTTGGTTCGCTCAGCCCGCACTGAAGTGGCCTAA
- the alr gene encoding alanine racemase gives MKAATAVIDRRALRHNLQQVRRMAPQSRLIAVVKANAYGHGLLEAAHALQDADCYGVARIAEALILRAGGIIKPILLLEGFFCAEDLPALVANNIETVIHSIEQLESLEQGELAHPLRVWMKLDTGMHRLGVRPEQAEAFYQRLCACPNVAQPVNIMSHFSRADEPQVDTTEKQIDCFERFIADKAGQKSIAASGGILLWPQAHYDWVRPGIILYGVSPLDTLYADNFGLQPAMTLKSSLIAVREHKANEPVGYGGVWVSERDTRLGVVAMGYGDGYPRIVSPGTPVWVNGREVPIVGRVSMDMISVDLGPGAADKVGDEVVLWGNQLPVERVAAFSGMSAYELITKLTQRVTMEYIGE, from the coding sequence ATGAAAGCGGCAACTGCTGTAATTGACCGCCGTGCTCTGCGACATAACCTGCAACAGGTGCGCCGTATGGCACCACAAAGCCGCCTGATCGCCGTTGTGAAAGCCAACGCTTATGGACATGGCCTGCTGGAGGCTGCCCACGCGCTGCAAGATGCCGACTGCTATGGCGTGGCGCGTATTGCAGAAGCGTTGATACTCAGAGCTGGCGGCATCATCAAACCGATCCTGCTACTGGAAGGCTTCTTCTGTGCTGAAGATTTGCCCGCATTGGTGGCGAATAATATCGAAACTGTCATCCACAGTATTGAGCAGTTGGAATCGCTGGAACAGGGCGAATTGGCACATCCGTTACGGGTATGGATGAAACTTGATACCGGGATGCATCGCTTGGGGGTTCGCCCTGAGCAGGCCGAAGCATTTTATCAGCGTTTGTGCGCATGCCCTAACGTGGCGCAGCCGGTTAATATCATGAGCCACTTTAGCCGTGCCGACGAACCACAGGTGGATACGACAGAAAAGCAGATCGACTGTTTCGAACGCTTTATCGCTGATAAAGCGGGTCAGAAATCGATTGCGGCTTCCGGTGGGATTTTGCTGTGGCCACAGGCTCATTACGACTGGGTACGCCCTGGCATTATTCTTTATGGTGTCTCCCCATTAGACACGCTATACGCCGATAACTTTGGTCTGCAGCCCGCCATGACGCTTAAATCCAGCCTGATCGCGGTGCGAGAGCATAAAGCGAATGAGCCTGTGGGTTATGGTGGGGTTTGGGTAAGCGAGCGGGATACCCGTCTTGGTGTGGTAGCTATGGGTTATGGTGATGGTTATCCACGCATTGTCTCTCCCGGCACGCCAGTGTGGGTGAATGGCCGTGAAGTGCCGATAGTAGGCCGCGTGTCCATGGATATGATTTCGGTGGATCTGGGGCCAGGTGCAGCTGATAAAGTGGGTGATGAAGTAGTGTTATGGGGCAATCAGTTACCGGTTGAGCGGGTTGCCGCTTTCAGCGGAATGAGTGCTTATGAGTTGATCACCAAACTGACCCAGCGCGTAACGATGGAATACATTGGCGAGTAG
- the zur gene encoding zinc uptake transcriptional repressor Zur: MNPTNQEKLLAQAEQLCQQRNVRLTPQRLEVLRLMAEQPGAISAYDLLDLLRVAEPQAKPPTVYRALDFLLEQGFIHRVESTNSYVVCHHFEQPMHTSALFICDRCGLVTERTTEGMEETLQKLAQESGFVLRHSVVEAHGLCSPCVEIEACENKHDCNHDHSIVTKKK, from the coding sequence ATGAACCCAACCAACCAGGAAAAGCTGCTCGCGCAGGCTGAACAACTCTGTCAGCAGCGCAACGTGCGACTAACCCCGCAACGGCTGGAAGTATTACGCCTGATGGCTGAGCAGCCCGGTGCCATCAGTGCCTATGACCTGCTGGACCTGCTGCGTGTGGCGGAACCTCAGGCAAAACCGCCTACGGTATACCGTGCTCTGGATTTCTTACTGGAGCAGGGGTTTATCCACCGCGTTGAGTCAACCAACAGCTATGTAGTATGCCATCACTTTGAACAACCGATGCACACATCTGCGCTGTTTATCTGTGATCGTTGTGGACTGGTTACTGAACGCACCACCGAAGGGATGGAAGAAACATTACAGAAACTCGCCCAGGAATCAGGGTTCGTATTACGGCACAGCGTGGTTGAAGCACACGGTTTATGTTCCCCTTGTGTTGAAATAGAGGCTTGTGAGAATAAACACGATTGCAATCACGATCACAGCATTGTGACAAAGAAAAAATAA
- the lexA gene encoding transcriptional repressor LexA has translation MKALTTRQQEVYDLIRDHISQTGMPPTRAEIATRLGFRSPNAAEEHLKALARKGVIEIVSGASRGIRLLMEDEEGLPLVGRVAAGEPLLAQQHIEGHYKVDPSLFKPNADFLLRVSGMSMRDIGILDGDLLAVHKTQDVRNGQVVVARIEDEVTVKRLKKHGNVVELLPENSEFQPIVVDLRQQNFTIEGLAVGVIRNGDWL, from the coding sequence ATGAAAGCACTAACTACCAGGCAGCAAGAGGTCTATGACCTGATTCGCGATCATATTTCTCAAACGGGCATGCCACCAACGCGTGCCGAGATCGCAACACGTCTGGGGTTCCGTTCGCCAAATGCTGCTGAAGAACATCTGAAGGCACTGGCCCGTAAAGGTGTCATCGAAATCGTCTCCGGTGCCTCTCGGGGGATTCGCCTGCTGATGGAAGATGAAGAGGGGCTGCCTTTGGTAGGTCGGGTCGCTGCTGGTGAACCTTTACTGGCTCAGCAACATATCGAAGGGCATTACAAAGTTGATCCTTCCCTGTTCAAACCTAATGCAGATTTTCTGCTGCGAGTGAGCGGTATGTCGATGCGTGACATTGGCATTCTGGATGGCGATTTGCTGGCAGTGCATAAAACTCAGGATGTGCGTAACGGCCAGGTGGTCGTCGCCCGTATTGAGGACGAAGTTACTGTAAAACGTCTGAAAAAGCACGGTAACGTTGTTGAGTTACTGCCGGAAAACAGTGAGTTTCAGCCGATAGTGGTTGATCTGCGTCAACAGAATTTCACTATAGAAGGTTTGGCGGTTGGGGTGATCCGTAACGGTGACTGGCTCTAA
- the pspG gene encoding envelope stress response protein PspG, protein MLELFFIIGFVVMLLVTGVSLLGVIAALFVAAAFMLLGGLFAIVIKLLPWLILAVIGVWIYRSMQKPQIRRY, encoded by the coding sequence ATGTTGGAACTTTTCTTTATTATCGGTTTTGTCGTTATGCTGTTGGTGACTGGGGTCTCTCTGCTGGGCGTCATCGCGGCGTTGTTCGTAGCGGCGGCTTTTATGCTATTAGGCGGATTGTTTGCGATTGTGATCAAATTGTTGCCATGGTTAATCCTGGCAGTAATTGGTGTGTGGATATACCGTTCAATGCAGAAGCCACAAATACGGCGCTATTAA